In a genomic window of Thermogemmata fonticola:
- a CDS encoding RAMP superfamily CRISPR-associated protein: MLRKWLCQADVTLRLTPIDPILIKSGYATLSGPDMVPVETLRDGKRVFYFPGSSLKGVLRSHFERIARTLRPGSVCLPYYDPDPKKREQFNVPVAEEQRSFGCGFREAGNGRPDTSATAYYESCAACRLFGSLRFAGRFSIGDAYPLPEHQPKPGQRNGVGIDRFTGGTVRGVLFELVVVEGGVFETTIRVTNFELWQLAAVNFLLQDLQDEMITLGSGRSRGLGRVRGEVTRYVLSYIRPQTAVVGLAELATEEERRDYRLFSWSPSEPIPLSNGQPRGLRHEYDLSPNWSSVLQPLAGSLEAFLQWHQPLGVPSR; this comes from the coding sequence ATGCTACGCAAATGGCTGTGTCAGGCTGATGTCACTCTCCGGCTGACTCCAATCGATCCGATCCTGATCAAGAGCGGTTACGCCACGCTCAGCGGTCCGGACATGGTGCCGGTGGAGACCCTGCGCGACGGCAAGCGCGTTTTTTACTTTCCCGGTTCGTCGTTGAAAGGGGTGCTGCGGAGCCACTTCGAGCGGATCGCCCGGACTCTGCGGCCCGGCAGCGTCTGCCTGCCGTATTACGACCCCGACCCCAAAAAGCGGGAACAATTCAATGTTCCTGTCGCTGAGGAGCAGAGGAGTTTCGGCTGCGGCTTCCGCGAAGCCGGGAATGGGCGGCCCGACACCTCGGCGACGGCCTATTACGAGTCGTGTGCGGCATGCCGCTTGTTCGGCTCGCTGCGCTTCGCGGGCCGGTTCAGCATCGGGGATGCCTATCCGCTGCCGGAGCACCAACCCAAGCCGGGCCAGCGTAACGGCGTCGGCATCGACCGCTTCACCGGCGGCACAGTCAGAGGCGTCCTGTTTGAATTGGTGGTCGTCGAAGGGGGCGTCTTTGAAACCACCATCCGGGTCACCAATTTCGAGCTGTGGCAACTGGCGGCGGTCAACTTCCTCCTGCAAGACCTCCAGGACGAGATGATCACCCTCGGATCGGGGCGAAGCCGGGGACTGGGGCGAGTCCGAGGCGAGGTGACGCGTTACGTCCTCAGCTACATCCGGCCGCAAACGGCAGTCGTCGGCCTAGCCGAGCTGGCTACCGAGGAAGAACGCCGGGACTACCGCCTGTTCTCCTGGTCGCCGTCAGAGCCGATTCCCCTCTCCAACGGCCAGCCCCGCGGACTGCGGCACGAATATGATCTTTCGCCGAACTGGTCCTCCGTGCTCCAACCCCTGGCGGGAAGTCTGGAAGCCTTCCTCCAATGGCATCAGCCCCTGGGAGTGCCCAGCAGGTGA
- the csx19 gene encoding type III-D CRISPR-associated protein Csx19 produces the protein MSTLRAGDLTPTDLLQLLQELAFPSGEKVYCWLEAFDGWALDHWPGFQGNIHWNGAGRDPRDEPLAEVLPRVTEGRLFSPSGELKWRVLPALGERCCRVVFLGSWACPSLEWLPLREELANLRSEKTAYPLWGQMTRHTPGEWIDLRIPHRLRYPVQAQTPAQGRVIVQMQVELWKDRRGEVHFLRFCDLKTRWESQPCPKAKTSGIPTAGCLYRRRN, from the coding sequence ATGAGCACACTGCGAGCCGGTGATCTGACCCCGACGGACTTGCTGCAACTGCTGCAAGAGCTGGCGTTTCCTTCCGGCGAGAAAGTCTACTGCTGGTTGGAGGCCTTCGACGGCTGGGCCCTGGACCATTGGCCCGGCTTCCAGGGAAATATCCACTGGAATGGCGCCGGGCGCGATCCCCGTGATGAACCGTTGGCGGAGGTGCTTCCTCGCGTGACCGAGGGCCGCCTCTTTTCTCCGTCCGGCGAGCTGAAATGGCGCGTGCTGCCCGCGTTGGGCGAACGGTGCTGCCGGGTCGTCTTCCTCGGCAGTTGGGCGTGTCCGTCCTTAGAGTGGCTGCCGCTGCGCGAGGAACTCGCAAACCTGAGGTCGGAGAAGACGGCATACCCTCTCTGGGGCCAGATGACAAGGCACACACCGGGAGAATGGATCGACCTGCGTATCCCCCACCGCCTCCGCTACCCGGTGCAGGCCCAAACGCCGGCACAAGGCCGAGTGATCGTCCAGATGCAGGTGGAACTCTGGAAAGACCGTCGCGGTGAAGTGCACTTCCTCCGCTTCTGCGACCTCAAGACCCGTTGGGAGAGCCAGCCATGCCCCAAGGCGAAGACTTCTGGAATCCCTACCGCTGGGTGCCTGTATCGAAGGAGAAATTGA
- a CDS encoding RAMP superfamily CRISPR-associated protein — protein sequence MNRQPQRLDVTFTITWESDWHVGSGRGTVQVDRLLRQRAWGARGERVPFVPGSQIKGVLRHQCERLAALLGGEVVSPHVVGAETDPALLEAFRPLAQSRLLIDRLFGSRFQGECLFVEDALPAPGDRRGTTRTHSRTAIDRLTGTAREQTLFVTEVVQGRATRLHSRLQARHPAGSLTQDGDSFPFEYSLLLAGLLSLDRLGGDKSAGFGRCRIEIENNTVRWNDQSSFPLGQALKSFEDLGEDWFAFLKDFRGEG from the coding sequence ACGATCACCTGGGAATCGGACTGGCATGTGGGCAGCGGCCGGGGAACGGTCCAAGTGGATCGGCTGTTGCGGCAGCGGGCATGGGGAGCGCGGGGGGAACGGGTCCCCTTCGTCCCGGGTTCCCAGATCAAGGGGGTATTGCGGCATCAGTGCGAGCGGCTGGCGGCGCTGCTGGGCGGGGAAGTGGTCTCGCCGCACGTCGTGGGTGCGGAAACGGACCCCGCCTTGCTGGAGGCTTTTCGCCCGCTGGCTCAGTCGCGGCTTTTGATCGACCGCCTCTTCGGCAGCCGGTTCCAAGGGGAGTGCCTGTTTGTCGAGGATGCCCTGCCGGCGCCGGGCGACCGCCGGGGAACCACCCGCACCCACAGCCGCACTGCCATCGATCGGCTCACGGGAACCGCCCGCGAACAGACCCTGTTTGTCACCGAGGTAGTTCAAGGCCGAGCGACCCGGTTGCACAGCCGCCTGCAGGCACGCCATCCCGCGGGGAGCTTGACCCAGGACGGCGACAGCTTCCCCTTCGAGTATTCCCTGCTGCTGGCCGGCCTGCTCAGCCTCGATCGTCTGGGCGGCGATAAAAGCGCGGGCTTTGGCCGTTGCCGCATCGAAATCGAGAACAACACAGTCCGCTGGAATGACCAGTCCTCTTTTCCTCTGGGGCAGGCGCTCAAGAGCTTTGAAGACCTGGGCGAGGACTGGTTCGCGTTTCTGAAAGACTTTCGGGGGGAGGGTTAG
- a CDS encoding RAMP superfamily CRISPR-associated protein encodes MATSTMAQQFRLRSRLQVRGHLVFDTGWRIGTGREGQTSDLGVLLDAAGQPMLPGSSIKGKLRSTCEALAPALNLRACLLNVEASGVGCASDVRWYSRQRESYRQALEAGIEERLAWIRKNTCDVCQLFGSPVQAARLRCSDGTLVNPGAAVVRVRDGVVLDRDSHTAADVLKYDYETVAAGTRFEIVFDLDNPTPADEALLGAALFEWASGSSLGGFTSRGLGRFHLENITLRGVDLDNPQERLRYLTRPRPEDKLNDRGDWQTYFQRRIENHLQTSTRGN; translated from the coding sequence ATGGCAACGTCCACGATGGCTCAACAATTTCGGTTGCGTTCGAGGCTCCAGGTCCGCGGGCACCTCGTCTTCGATACGGGCTGGCGGATCGGGACGGGGCGGGAGGGGCAAACGTCCGACTTAGGCGTGCTCCTCGATGCCGCGGGCCAGCCGATGCTTCCCGGCTCGTCGATCAAAGGGAAGCTCCGCAGCACTTGCGAGGCGTTGGCTCCGGCCTTGAATCTGCGGGCCTGCCTGCTCAACGTCGAAGCCAGCGGCGTGGGGTGTGCCAGTGATGTGCGCTGGTACAGCCGCCAGCGCGAGAGTTATCGGCAAGCCTTGGAAGCGGGGATTGAGGAGCGGCTGGCCTGGATTCGGAAAAACACCTGCGATGTGTGCCAGCTTTTCGGCTCGCCGGTGCAAGCCGCCCGCTTGCGCTGTAGCGATGGGACACTCGTCAATCCAGGGGCCGCGGTCGTGCGCGTGCGGGATGGCGTGGTACTGGACCGGGACAGTCACACCGCCGCCGACGTTTTGAAGTACGACTACGAAACCGTGGCCGCCGGCACTCGCTTTGAGATCGTCTTCGACCTGGACAATCCGACGCCTGCCGACGAGGCCCTCTTGGGCGCCGCCCTCTTCGAGTGGGCTTCCGGCAGCAGCCTCGGCGGCTTCACCAGCCGGGGATTGGGCCGCTTCCACCTGGAAAACATCACCCTCCGCGGCGTGGACCTCGACAACCCCCAGGAGCGGCTGCGCTACCTGACCCGCCCCCGACCGGAGGACAAACTCAACGACCGGGGCGACTGGCAGACGTACTTCCAGAGGAGGATTGAAAACCACCTACAAACCAGCACGAGGGGGAACTGA
- a CDS encoding RAMP superfamily CRISPR-associated protein, with translation MPQGEDFWNPYRWVPVSKEKLTHEKPAYRHRWQGLSGRLDCTLEALTPFLIGSSKEPGRFIRSGLTNQPFIPGTSLKGLIRSLAELIGNAAIPFPNGRADPGHTLNNAATGSGTEWRLDIAARMFGYHNRGQVFAGLVRFTDGVLQDNKVKEIGPFTVVVGQPRPDSHKPFYPDEWRRKFYHHHVGAQKLVPAPSRITQTRTVRPLPPGTRFTFQVHFENLREEELDLLLYCLVLEENVTVTLSTAALGPDAQEPVTLTGPLRHKFGGCKPQGGGSVQITIDRMTLYADRADRYRGQATPPRIVEGEELKSELQRRTQAIAARQDDTMRHLRAMLIDSPDDPRRPIEYPSYDWFNDATKSSKPLKPTL, from the coding sequence ATGCCCCAAGGCGAAGACTTCTGGAATCCCTACCGCTGGGTGCCTGTATCGAAGGAGAAATTGACTCATGAGAAACCCGCGTATCGCCACCGCTGGCAGGGGCTATCCGGCCGGCTCGATTGCACCCTGGAAGCGCTCACGCCGTTCCTCATCGGCAGCAGCAAAGAGCCGGGCCGATTCATCCGTAGTGGTTTGACCAATCAGCCGTTCATTCCCGGCACGTCGCTCAAGGGACTGATCCGTTCCCTGGCGGAGTTGATCGGCAACGCCGCCATTCCCTTCCCCAATGGCCGGGCGGACCCAGGACACACTCTCAACAACGCGGCCACAGGCAGTGGCACCGAGTGGCGCTTGGACATCGCCGCGAGGATGTTCGGCTATCATAATCGCGGTCAGGTCTTCGCCGGTTTGGTCCGCTTCACGGATGGCGTGCTTCAAGACAATAAGGTCAAGGAAATCGGGCCGTTCACGGTTGTCGTCGGTCAGCCTCGGCCGGATAGCCACAAGCCTTTTTATCCCGACGAGTGGCGGCGAAAGTTTTACCACCACCACGTCGGTGCCCAAAAATTAGTGCCAGCACCCTCCAGGATCACGCAAACACGCACCGTGCGCCCCTTGCCGCCTGGCACGCGTTTCACCTTCCAGGTCCATTTCGAGAACCTTCGGGAGGAGGAACTCGACCTGCTGCTCTACTGCCTGGTGCTGGAGGAAAATGTCACCGTCACGTTGAGCACGGCGGCGTTGGGACCGGACGCGCAAGAGCCGGTTACCCTCACTGGACCTCTGCGGCACAAGTTCGGCGGTTGCAAGCCCCAAGGCGGCGGCAGCGTCCAGATCACGATCGACAGGATGACGCTGTACGCGGACCGAGCCGACCGCTACCGGGGTCAGGCCACCCCACCCCGCATCGTGGAAGGGGAAGAGCTGAAGAGCGAGCTGCAACGGCGGACGCAGGCCATCGCTGCCCGCCAAGACGACACCATGCGGCACCTGCGCGCCATGCTGATTGACAGCCCCGACGATCCCCGCCGCCCCATCGAATATCCAAGCTACGATTGGTTCAATGATGCCACAAAAAGCAGCAAACCCCTCAAACCCACGCTGTGA
- a CDS encoding RAMP superfamily CRISPR-associated protein, translating to MKRYRVEAELASPLVIRRERQSQRSEGAQSITGTLLRGAFAQAWLQRHGAPDASFRRLFLDEHACRFGPLDPAVRVIPRTAFSCKRVPGFREDGKHGVVDQLVPLLRSRLGQTSAEPERCRVCGQDLKAFSGFWQLKSNGEPTEPKGLWRRTVAVHVGIDRLTHTAAEKVLFNLPVLEPQAPPAGEASRLHGWIAAADDVLPALQELLRDQEQILRIGHARTRGYGRVRVTIGEEVPAAAVDWSAWSREMLRHSAPQLAAEERYFLFSLSLPTGAILVDALLRYTLDPAGMVPWLPPLPPPNPTLRVFDLPGKEFAGGRLWCVTAVTSHDRLRGWNVAHGLPRQDEWLVTRGSVYVYLYEGDKSGQAELHAKLRELEADGLGARRNEGFGQVLICDDFHRRFSPQLSVVTP from the coding sequence GTGAAGCGTTATCGCGTGGAAGCCGAGTTGGCATCGCCGCTGGTCATCCGCCGCGAGCGGCAGTCTCAGCGTTCCGAAGGGGCGCAGTCGATCACCGGGACGCTGTTGCGGGGTGCTTTCGCCCAGGCGTGGCTGCAACGGCATGGCGCTCCCGATGCGAGCTTTAGGCGGCTGTTCCTCGATGAACACGCCTGCCGCTTTGGACCGCTTGACCCGGCGGTGCGCGTCATTCCGCGGACCGCTTTCTCCTGCAAACGCGTGCCTGGATTCCGGGAGGATGGCAAGCACGGCGTCGTCGATCAGCTTGTGCCACTGTTGCGTTCGCGGTTGGGCCAAACGTCCGCCGAGCCGGAACGCTGCCGAGTATGCGGCCAGGACCTGAAAGCCTTCAGCGGCTTCTGGCAGCTCAAGAGCAACGGGGAACCGACCGAGCCAAAGGGACTCTGGCGGCGGACCGTGGCGGTCCACGTCGGCATCGATCGGCTCACGCACACAGCAGCGGAAAAGGTCCTGTTCAACCTGCCGGTCCTGGAACCGCAAGCTCCTCCGGCGGGTGAAGCATCCCGGCTCCACGGCTGGATCGCAGCGGCGGACGATGTCCTCCCGGCATTGCAGGAGTTGCTCCGAGATCAGGAGCAGATTCTGCGCATCGGCCATGCACGCACGCGGGGCTATGGCCGGGTGCGAGTGACGATCGGCGAGGAGGTGCCTGCCGCAGCCGTGGATTGGTCCGCCTGGAGTCGGGAGATGCTTCGACATTCAGCCCCCCAGCTCGCGGCGGAGGAGCGGTACTTCCTCTTCTCTCTGTCCCTGCCCACGGGTGCGATTCTGGTCGATGCCCTGTTGCGCTACACGCTCGATCCCGCGGGGATGGTGCCCTGGCTGCCGCCGTTGCCGCCGCCGAATCCCACGCTGCGGGTATTCGACCTGCCGGGGAAGGAATTCGCGGGGGGCCGGCTGTGGTGCGTGACCGCTGTGACAAGCCACGATCGGCTGCGCGGCTGGAATGTCGCCCACGGCTTGCCCCGGCAGGATGAATGGCTGGTCACGCGCGGCTCGGTCTACGTGTATCTCTATGAGGGGGACAAAAGCGGCCAGGCCGAACTGCACGCAAAACTCCGCGAGCTGGAAGCCGACGGCCTCGGTGCCCGCCGCAACGAAGGCTTCGGCCAGGTCCTCATCTGCGATGACTTCCACCGCCGCTTCTCGCCACAACTATCAGTAGTGACGCCATGA